From one Desulfurobacterium thermolithotrophum DSM 11699 genomic stretch:
- a CDS encoding type II secretion system F family protein, whose translation MAIYTYVGRDILDRKRKGKIEADNEKLAKQLLFSKGIVHIEKLKEDKSIFKSELDFSFLNRISTKDKLIFTRQLYAMIHAGISIVTALRIIKEQIQNKSLKKIIEDIASHIEEGGKFSTALSKYKNIFGELYISMIRAAEESGTLEETLKRLAEYLEKIEKLRGKIKSALFYPAFVLLIATIIIGGILIFIIPTFKALYKDLGGELPSLTQFVIELSNFLRDYVGWIVLGLVLTVVLLVSLRKFKKARYLMDLTLLRLPIIGQLILKASIASFSRTLSSMVSSGLNILNALSISGETTNNEVLRRAINGVRNQVEKGISISVALSRYKVFSPMLINMVAIGEEAGNLDEMLSKVADFYEEEVDRTVDALTSLIEPIMMVFIGGIIGFIIIAMYLPIFKIGELIK comes from the coding sequence ATGGCAATATATACTTATGTTGGTAGGGATATTCTTGATAGAAAGAGAAAGGGAAAAATAGAGGCAGACAACGAGAAACTTGCAAAACAGCTCCTTTTTTCTAAAGGAATTGTTCATATAGAGAAACTTAAAGAGGATAAATCAATCTTTAAATCCGAATTGGATTTTTCCTTTTTAAATAGAATAAGTACAAAGGATAAACTTATATTTACTAGACAGCTATATGCAATGATACATGCTGGCATTTCAATAGTTACAGCATTGAGAATCATAAAAGAACAGATTCAAAACAAAAGTTTAAAAAAAATTATTGAAGACATAGCTTCTCATATCGAAGAAGGTGGAAAGTTTTCAACTGCTCTTTCAAAATACAAAAATATTTTTGGAGAGCTCTATATTAGCATGATAAGAGCAGCCGAAGAATCAGGTACATTAGAAGAAACTCTAAAAAGATTAGCTGAATATTTAGAAAAAATTGAAAAACTAAGAGGAAAAATAAAAAGTGCTCTTTTTTATCCTGCTTTTGTTTTATTGATAGCTACCATAATAATAGGAGGTATTCTCATTTTTATAATTCCTACATTTAAAGCGCTTTATAAAGACTTAGGAGGAGAGCTTCCAAGTCTTACTCAATTTGTAATTGAATTAAGTAACTTCTTAAGAGACTATGTCGGCTGGATAGTTTTAGGATTGGTTTTAACTGTTGTTCTTTTAGTTTCACTGCGAAAGTTCAAAAAAGCAAGGTATTTAATGGACTTAACACTCCTTCGTCTTCCAATTATAGGTCAGTTAATTTTAAAAGCCAGTATAGCAAGTTTTTCTAGAACGCTATCTTCTATGGTTTCAAGTGGTCTTAATATTCTTAATGCACTTTCAATCTCAGGAGAAACAACAAATAATGAAGTTCTAAGAAGAGCAATAAATGGAGTCAGAAATCAAGTTGAAAAAGGGATTAGTATTTCTGTTGCGCTTTCAAGATATAAAGTTTTCTCTCCAATGCTGATTAACATGGTAGCAATAGGAGAAGAAGCAGGGAATTTGGATGAAATGCTAAGTAAAGTTGCTGACTTTTACGAAGAAGAAGTAGATAGAACAGTTGATGCTTTAACATCTTTAATAGAACCAATAATGATGGTATTTATAGGAGGAATTATCGGATTCATAATTATCGCTATGTATCTACCAATATTTAAGATTGGAGAACTTATAAAATAA
- a CDS encoding cob(I)yrinic acid a,c-diamide adenosyltransferase, producing MPLKKGFVHIYTGNGKGKTSAALGLCLRAIGRGLKCCFLQFVKGKITGEMLVANKLSNFEFIQLGRPGFDFKIVDEDYIRAENGIKLAEEKIKESDVIVLDEINVAIHLGLIPVEKVVKLVKEKPESVELILTGRHAKKEIIELADYVTEIRLLKHPFYRGVHGRKGIDY from the coding sequence ATGCCTCTAAAAAAAGGATTTGTTCATATATATACTGGAAATGGAAAGGGAAAAACCTCAGCTGCTTTAGGCCTTTGTCTTAGGGCTATTGGTAGAGGTTTAAAATGCTGCTTTTTGCAGTTTGTAAAAGGTAAAATAACCGGTGAAATGCTTGTAGCTAATAAACTTTCAAATTTTGAGTTCATTCAATTAGGAAGACCTGGTTTCGATTTTAAGATAGTTGACGAAGACTATATAAGAGCTGAAAACGGTATTAAGTTAGCAGAAGAAAAGATAAAGGAATCTGATGTTATAGTTCTTGATGAAATCAATGTAGCTATTCACTTGGGACTTATCCCAGTGGAAAAAGTAGTTAAGTTAGTTAAGGAAAAGCCTGAAAGTGTAGAGTTGATACTTACAGGAAGACATGCTAAAAAAGAAATCATAGAGCTTGCAGATTACGTTACGGAGATAAGACTATTAAAACACCCTTTCTATAGAGGTGTTCATGGGAGAAAAGGCATTGATTATTAG
- a CDS encoding U32 family peptidase C-terminal domain-containing protein — protein sequence MKPEVLSPAGNLEKLKFAIDFGADAVYLGGKLFNLRAKANNFTVEEMAEGIEYAHRKGRKVYVTLNAFARNDDFEGIKNFVKEVKELEPDAFIVSDLGVLLTVKEIAPEVDIHISTQSNVTNYKAVKVYQELGASRIVLARELSIEEIKEIKDRVPNMEVEVFVHGAMCMAYSGRCLLSNYLSYRESNKGACSQSCRWKYYLVEETRPGEFIPIEEDEKGTYIFNSKDLCALPLLEELIDAGVDSLKIEGRVKSAYYVAVTTSVYRKAVDLILNDREAFKKELPLLLEELKKISHRPYTIGFLSGNKENLQHYETSSYIRNYKFLAVFKNGKWNVRNALKVGDEVEVFTPDAKTKKTIVKDIQILRKDKFENVKIAHPNQIAILKFENVLEIPENAILRKKSV from the coding sequence GTGAAACCGGAAGTTCTTTCACCAGCAGGAAACTTAGAGAAGTTAAAGTTTGCAATAGACTTTGGAGCAGATGCAGTTTACTTAGGAGGAAAACTTTTTAATTTAAGAGCAAAGGCTAATAACTTTACAGTAGAAGAAATGGCGGAAGGAATAGAATATGCTCATAGAAAAGGACGAAAAGTTTATGTTACGCTGAACGCATTTGCAAGGAACGATGACTTTGAAGGTATTAAAAATTTTGTAAAGGAAGTTAAAGAGTTGGAGCCTGATGCCTTTATAGTTTCAGACCTTGGAGTTCTTTTAACTGTAAAGGAAATTGCTCCAGAAGTTGACATTCACATAAGTACCCAGTCAAACGTTACAAATTACAAAGCCGTAAAAGTTTATCAAGAACTTGGAGCAAGTAGAATTGTACTTGCAAGAGAACTTTCCATCGAAGAAATAAAAGAGATTAAGGATAGAGTTCCAAATATGGAAGTTGAAGTATTTGTCCATGGAGCAATGTGTATGGCTTATTCCGGGAGATGTTTGCTTTCTAATTATCTTTCTTACAGAGAAAGCAACAAGGGCGCGTGTTCTCAAAGCTGCCGATGGAAGTACTATCTTGTTGAAGAAACTCGTCCAGGAGAATTCATACCGATAGAGGAAGATGAAAAGGGAACATATATTTTCAATTCTAAAGATTTATGTGCTCTTCCACTTCTTGAAGAGCTGATAGATGCTGGAGTTGATTCACTTAAAATCGAGGGAAGAGTAAAAAGTGCTTACTACGTTGCTGTTACAACAAGTGTTTATAGAAAAGCTGTCGATCTGATTTTAAACGACAGGGAAGCATTTAAAAAAGAGCTTCCACTTCTCCTTGAAGAGCTTAAAAAAATTAGTCATAGGCCATACACCATAGGATTTCTTTCAGGAAACAAAGAAAACCTTCAGCACTACGAAACAAGTTCCTACATAAGAAACTACAAGTTTCTTGCAGTCTTTAAGAACGGAAAGTGGAATGTAAGAAATGCATTAAAAGTTGGTGATGAAGTAGAAGTTTTTACTCCAGATGCAAAGACAAAAAAGACTATCGTAAAAGATATCCAAATTTTGAGAAAGGATAAATTTGAAAATGTAAAGATAGCTCACCCAAATCAGATAGCTATCCTAAAGTTTGAGAATGTATTGGAAATTCCTGAAAATGCAATATTAAGGAAAAAGAGTGTTTAA
- the dxr gene encoding 1-deoxy-D-xylulose-5-phosphate reductoisomerase: MKKVLILGSTGSIGESTLDVISRFPDRFKVEALVAGKNVEKLKEQVEKFKPKAVCLVNSKDKFSFKGKFYLGLDGLKKLIEEVEFDICVSAITGSAGILPTYWAANKGARIAIANKESLVCAGKFIMEAAKKVIPVDSEHSAIFQCLNGESRKNVKEIILTASGGPFRKRKDLESVTPQEALRHPNWDMGQKVTIDSATLMNKGLEVIEAYWLFGLELEKIKVLVHPQSIVHSFVRFIDNSVLAQLGVPDMRIPIAYALSYPERLPLDVEKLYLNLYGLKLDFEEPDLKRFPALKLAYDSLKSGYPYPIVLNAADEVAVELFLKGKIKFTQIPVLIEKTLQSSKFKEPSSIEEVIEIDKEARKIAMEISKCL; this comes from the coding sequence ATGAAAAAGGTTTTAATCTTAGGTTCTACAGGTTCAATTGGTGAAAGTACTCTTGATGTAATTTCTCGCTTTCCAGATAGATTTAAAGTAGAAGCTCTTGTTGCGGGAAAAAATGTAGAAAAGTTAAAAGAACAGGTAGAAAAGTTTAAACCTAAAGCTGTTTGTCTTGTTAATTCTAAGGATAAGTTTTCATTTAAGGGTAAGTTTTACTTAGGTCTTGATGGACTTAAAAAGCTGATTGAAGAAGTTGAGTTTGATATATGTGTATCGGCCATAACAGGTTCAGCTGGTATTTTGCCTACTTATTGGGCTGCCAATAAAGGAGCTAGGATAGCCATTGCAAATAAAGAATCTTTGGTCTGTGCTGGTAAATTTATAATGGAAGCTGCCAAAAAGGTTATACCTGTTGACAGCGAACATTCAGCTATATTTCAGTGTTTAAATGGTGAAAGTAGAAAAAATGTGAAAGAGATAATTCTTACCGCTTCAGGAGGTCCTTTTAGAAAGAGAAAAGACCTTGAATCAGTAACTCCACAAGAAGCTCTAAGACACCCCAATTGGGATATGGGACAAAAAGTTACCATTGATTCTGCTACGCTAATGAATAAAGGACTTGAAGTTATAGAAGCTTACTGGCTGTTTGGCTTAGAGCTTGAAAAGATAAAGGTTCTTGTCCATCCTCAAAGTATTGTTCATTCCTTTGTAAGGTTTATAGATAACTCAGTTTTGGCTCAACTAGGCGTCCCAGATATGAGAATTCCCATTGCTTATGCCTTAAGTTATCCTGAAAGATTACCCCTTGATGTAGAAAAGCTTTATTTAAATCTTTACGGTTTAAAACTTGACTTTGAAGAGCCAGATTTAAAAAGATTTCCAGCTTTAAAACTTGCATATGACTCTTTAAAAAGTGGATATCCCTATCCTATAGTATTAAATGCTGCCGATGAAGTTGCTGTTGAACTTTTTCTCAAAGGAAAAATTAAGTTTACACAAATTCCTGTTTTAATAGAAAAAACTCTTCAGAGCTCTAAATTCAAAGAACCTTCATCAATAGAAGAAGTAATCGAAATAGATAAAGAGGCAAGAAAGATTGCTATGGAGATTTCTAAATGCCTCTAA
- a CDS encoding tetratricopeptide repeat protein has translation MKKPPYKAYRKKEEKEAPVQIPDKIDTPEAKQLVDDLYKIGTYLITHWKKIFAVVVAFLIVGGGYLSYMWYQNSIEVKASQLVDEGLFKLEKGKIKEALQLFSEAEKKYPEAPSTLIARFLKGKLEKNSDEFRYLAYKNKYIVSPPSKTSLTADYIEKGQLTEAEKLFSTLKRDKDWTYPEALYDSIIVALRKGDRKKALELLEILKGDYKDLPITIVAEKLVE, from the coding sequence TTGAAAAAGCCGCCTTATAAAGCTTACAGAAAGAAAGAAGAGAAAGAAGCACCAGTTCAAATTCCAGATAAGATAGACACTCCGGAAGCAAAGCAGTTAGTAGATGATCTTTATAAAATCGGTACGTATTTAATAACTCATTGGAAAAAGATTTTCGCAGTAGTAGTAGCTTTTCTTATTGTAGGTGGTGGTTATTTAAGCTACATGTGGTATCAAAACTCTATTGAAGTAAAAGCTTCTCAACTTGTAGATGAAGGACTTTTTAAACTTGAAAAAGGAAAGATAAAAGAAGCGTTACAACTTTTTAGTGAAGCTGAGAAAAAATATCCAGAAGCTCCTTCTACCTTGATTGCAAGATTTTTAAAAGGTAAGTTAGAAAAAAATAGCGATGAGTTTCGTTATTTAGCCTATAAAAATAAATACATTGTTTCTCCACCTTCAAAGACCTCTTTAACTGCTGATTACATAGAAAAAGGTCAATTAACAGAAGCAGAAAAACTCTTTTCTACTTTAAAGAGAGATAAAGATTGGACTTATCCAGAGGCTCTCTACGATAGTATTATCGTAGCTCTTAGGAAAGGAGACAGAAAGAAAGCTTTAGAGCTCCTTGAAATTCTCAAAGGAGACTACAAAGACCTTCCAATTACTATTGTTGCTGAAAAGCTCGTAGAATAA
- the hisS gene encoding histidine--tRNA ligase: protein MEFKAVRGVEDLIPPESEKFEKVVETFKNVVNKAGFREVILPIFEEAGLFSRSVGETTDIVQKEMYVFEDKGGRVIALRPEGTASAVRAYIEHGVFAKEPFTKWFYVGPMFRFERPQAGRKRQFFQAGCEVFGLSSPGADAEVIKVACDILKALKIDYSLELNSIGCEKCRSEYKRALIEFLESRKEKLCEDCIKRFERNPLRVLDCKVETCQNIVAEAPKITDFLCNECSEHFEKLKEYLALLDVKFVENPFLVRGLDYYTKTVFEFKSKKLGAQSTILAGGRYDKLVSQLGGPETPALGFAMGVDRAMLLLPEIEEKREGIFLVTRGEKAYKEGLKLLRLLREKGFRVEIDHRQGSFKAQMKAADRVKAKYVVIIGESEVEEGFFSFKELETGKQERVENIEALIARF from the coding sequence ATGGAATTTAAAGCAGTTAGAGGAGTTGAAGATTTAATTCCTCCTGAAAGTGAAAAGTTTGAAAAAGTAGTTGAAACCTTTAAGAATGTTGTTAATAAAGCAGGATTTAGAGAAGTTATTCTTCCAATTTTTGAAGAAGCTGGGTTATTTTCTAGAAGTGTGGGAGAGACTACAGATATTGTTCAAAAGGAGATGTATGTATTTGAGGATAAAGGGGGTAGAGTAATTGCTCTAAGACCAGAAGGAACAGCTTCTGCTGTTAGAGCTTACATTGAACATGGAGTTTTTGCTAAAGAACCTTTCACAAAGTGGTTTTACGTTGGCCCTATGTTTCGCTTTGAAAGGCCTCAAGCTGGAAGAAAAAGACAGTTTTTCCAGGCTGGATGCGAAGTCTTTGGACTTTCTTCTCCAGGAGCAGATGCAGAAGTTATAAAAGTAGCCTGTGATATTCTTAAAGCTCTCAAAATTGATTATTCTCTTGAACTAAACTCCATAGGCTGCGAAAAGTGTCGATCAGAATATAAAAGAGCTCTTATTGAATTTTTAGAAAGTAGAAAAGAAAAGTTGTGCGAGGATTGCATTAAAAGGTTTGAGAGAAATCCTTTAAGAGTTTTAGATTGTAAGGTTGAAACCTGTCAAAACATTGTAGCTGAAGCACCAAAAATAACTGATTTCTTGTGTAATGAGTGTAGTGAGCATTTTGAAAAACTTAAAGAATATCTTGCTCTTTTAGATGTTAAGTTTGTTGAAAATCCTTTTCTTGTTAGAGGACTTGACTACTACACAAAGACTGTTTTTGAGTTTAAGTCTAAAAAGCTTGGAGCTCAAAGTACTATTTTGGCAGGTGGAAGGTATGACAAATTAGTTAGCCAGCTTGGAGGACCTGAAACACCAGCTCTTGGCTTTGCAATGGGAGTTGACAGAGCAATGCTTCTTTTACCTGAGATAGAAGAAAAAAGAGAAGGAATATTTCTTGTAACAAGAGGAGAAAAAGCTTACAAAGAGGGTCTAAAGCTTTTAAGACTTTTAAGAGAAAAAGGCTTTAGGGTAGAAATAGACCACAGACAAGGTAGTTTTAAAGCACAGATGAAAGCTGCCGATAGGGTAAAAGCTAAATACGTTGTAATCATTGGCGAATCTGAAGTGGAAGAAGGTTTCTTCTCTTTTAAAGAGCTTGAAACAGGAAAACAGGAAAGAGTTGAAAACATAGAAGCACTTATTGCAAGGTTTTAG
- a CDS encoding type IV pilus twitching motility protein PilT, with amino-acid sequence MALSIVDLLKEVVERKASDLHIAPGSPPRLRINGDLIPIEGYGILSPTDTKQLIYSVLTDFQKKKLEENLELDFSFGIKGIARFRGNAYYQRTSLAAAFRLIPYDIPKFPKLGLPPVVESFAHKDKGLVLVTGPTGSGKSTTLASLIDIINETYPYHIITIEDPIEFVYEHKKSLVTQRELGVDTKSFANALRASLREDPDVILVGEMRDPETIEAALTAAETGHLVFSTLHTNSTIETINRIVDVFPAEKQAQVRTQLSFVLVGAVAQKLLKRRDGKGRVAAVEVFIPTPAIRNLIRENKLHQVYSLMQTGQSSTGMITMNQSLARLYIEGVITLEEAKKVSPDVKELESLIKAYMKG; translated from the coding sequence ATGGCTCTAAGTATTGTTGACCTTTTAAAAGAAGTTGTTGAACGTAAAGCATCAGATCTACACATCGCACCTGGAAGTCCTCCAAGGTTAAGGATTAATGGAGACTTAATTCCTATTGAAGGTTATGGGATTCTCTCTCCTACAGACACCAAGCAGCTTATATATAGTGTTTTAACTGATTTTCAAAAGAAAAAATTAGAGGAAAATTTAGAGTTAGACTTTTCCTTTGGTATAAAAGGAATAGCAAGATTTAGAGGAAATGCTTACTATCAGAGAACGTCATTAGCTGCGGCCTTTCGTTTGATTCCTTACGATATTCCAAAATTTCCAAAACTTGGATTACCACCAGTAGTAGAAAGTTTTGCTCACAAAGATAAAGGTCTTGTTCTTGTCACAGGACCAACAGGTTCAGGTAAATCAACAACTCTTGCTTCTTTAATAGATATCATTAATGAAACTTATCCATACCACATCATAACAATTGAAGATCCAATAGAGTTTGTCTATGAACATAAAAAATCTCTTGTAACTCAAAGAGAATTAGGAGTAGATACAAAATCATTTGCAAATGCTTTAAGAGCTTCTTTAAGAGAAGATCCTGATGTTATACTTGTTGGTGAAATGAGGGATCCTGAAACGATAGAAGCAGCTTTAACTGCTGCTGAAACAGGCCATCTTGTATTTTCTACTCTTCACACAAACTCAACCATAGAAACAATTAACCGTATAGTGGATGTATTTCCTGCCGAAAAACAAGCTCAAGTTAGAACTCAACTGTCTTTTGTCTTAGTCGGTGCAGTTGCTCAAAAGCTTTTAAAAAGAAGAGATGGAAAGGGAAGAGTAGCTGCTGTAGAAGTTTTCATTCCAACACCAGCAATAAGAAATCTCATAAGAGAAAACAAACTTCATCAGGTATATTCACTAATGCAAACAGGACAATCATCTACTGGAATGATTACAATGAACCAGTCGTTAGCAAGACTTTATATAGAAGGTGTTATAACCCTTGAAGAAGCTAAAAAGGTTTCCCCAGATGTTAAAGAACTTGAATCTCTGATAAAAGCTTATATGAAAGGCTAA